The DNA window GGCCAATATCAAAGATTGCTGGTTTCTCGTCCGATCTTCCCAATGGGTCGCGACATCGGTTACCTACCGGGTGACATCGAGCAGAAACTAAATCCTTGGATGCAGCCAATTTTCGATAACGTAGAGTTTCTGATGGGTGCGGACAAAAAAGCTGCCGGTCGTGCTCAAGAATTGATCAATCAGGGGATGCTAAACATCGAGCCGCTGACTTATATTCGCGGCCGCAGCATTCCTAAGCAATACCTGATCGTTGACGAAGCACAAAACTTGACTCCGCACGAGATCAAGACAATTGTTACGCGTGCTGGTCAGGGGACGAAAGTTGTCCTAACTGGTGACGTTTATCAGATTGATAATCCATATGTCGATTCAGCGAACAGCGGTCTGACTTATGCGGTTGAAAGATTTAAAGGCCATGCAATTGCGGCACACGTAACCCTGACTAAAGGTGAACGTTCGCCACTTGCAGAGTTGGCAGCGAATATCATGTAGGAGTATGAGATGCAGGTTCCAAATGTAGATGTAGGTTTCACGAAATCCGCAACAGTAACAGTGACTGACAAAATGGTTCGTCAGTTTGCTGAATTGTCAGGAGATCATAACCCGATTCATTTGGACGATGCTTACGCGGCTAAAACTCGTTTTGGCCGCCGTATCGCTCACGGCATGATTTGCGGAGCTTTGATTTCCAGAGCTTTGGTTGAGTGCATCGGTGAAGGCGGTATTTATCTTGGTCAATCCATGAAATTCGTAAATCCGGTATTCATTGATGACACGATCACTATCACCATCAAAATCACAGCGATGCGCAAAGAAAAAGGCATCGCGACTGTGGAAACAAACGTGACAAAAGAAAATGGCGACATGGTTGTTAAGGGTGAGGCAGTTATCATGATGGCGAAAGATTTCGCCATTGCGAAGTAATGAGCTCGGTATTTCACCTTGTCTACGTCAGTCGTGCTTCGGACAGTCTTAGTTACACAGACATTCGTAACATATTGAGTTCATCACGCAGAAACAACGCCCGCGACAATATCTCGGGCGTTTTGATTTTGCGGGAAGGCTATTTTCTTCAGGTATTGGAATGCGATGACGAGCAAAAGATTCGCGGTCTGGTAAATGTCATTCGCAATGACGACCGAAACACTGACCTGAAGGTTCTAATCGAAACTCAAAGCGAACGCCGCTTATTCGGTGACTGGTCCATGGCATTTTTGGACGGGGATATAGAGGCGAACACCACCAAGGATTTGCTGGATTTTTTCGAGGCCT is part of the Bdellovibrio sp. GT3 genome and encodes:
- a CDS encoding MaoC family dehydratase, with the protein product MQVPNVDVGFTKSATVTVTDKMVRQFAELSGDHNPIHLDDAYAAKTRFGRRIAHGMICGALISRALVECIGEGGIYLGQSMKFVNPVFIDDTITITIKITAMRKEKGIATVETNVTKENGDMVVKGEAVIMMAKDFAIAK
- a CDS encoding BLUF domain-containing protein, translated to MSSVFHLVYVSRASDSLSYTDIRNILSSSRRNNARDNISGVLILREGYFLQVLECDDEQKIRGLVNVIRNDDRNTDLKVLIETQSERRLFGDWSMAFLDGDIEANTTKDLLDFFEACLDSGINHKTLIMPLVRRFRAAAPDFQ